In Acipenser ruthenus chromosome 1, fAciRut3.2 maternal haplotype, whole genome shotgun sequence, the genomic stretch gcatattaataaacatggcaatccTAGGTAAACTATGGTGAATGCAGAGTTTAACCACGGTAAAACacaatgcaaaaatactgtgcaaagatactgtggtgaacttttataagggaagtttTAGCAAGTCATCTATTCCTTGTTTACAGCTGGTCCATGTACAGAATAACTCTGGTacccctttgctgcccagtgtccagtACATTTGACATTGGGCAGGGACCTAAAGGGGTAGAAGTCTCGGTAAGCAGACAGTTTGTTCCAAGATGGACAGTTATTTTACAATGAATAAACTGGCAGATCCTAATCTGGGACTACCAGCAAATCTACTCAGTTACTCTTAGGGGTATAAAAGGGTGATGCCTTGTTTCAATATTTACCTGTCAACTTTTTTACACTTTAAGTTTTAATCCTACGACTCTGAGGTCTTTGGAACTTTCCTCTCTATAAAGAATcttgtttttttaagggctgtttATTgagagtttttattattattatttatttattagcagatgcccctatccagggcgacttacaattgttataagatatcacattattttttacataaaattacccatttatacagttgggtttttactggagcaatctaggtaaagtaccttgctcaaaggtacagcaacagtgtcccccacctggcattgaacccacaaccctctggtcaagagtctagagccctaaccactactccacactgctgcccgtaaacattttaaacattcctTAAGGTTAAATAGGACTTTGACAAATTAAATACACCTGTACCGCAGTTGCGACTATTGAACTGGAAACTTGATTTTATTAAGCAAACTTTCCTTAAAAAAACTTTCCTTCAAGCTGTTCTTAAAGTTTTGCCAATAGGGCCCATACAGATCTAATACATGAATCTTGTTTTTCCATGGCATAAATGCTTTATTgatatgcaattacccattttcTGAAGTTCAGTCAACATACATGCAATGTACGAAGTGTGCCTCAATGTTTTAAACCTGTCCAAATATTCTGCATATCTTCTGATATTGAAGGCCATTGCCTTGGACGTTCAAAACTAACCTCACAGCCTTGGAACCTGCTCTTCAACAGTCAGAGTTTGGCTATCATTGTAGTTAAATTATACAATGACATCAGGGCTGAATTCTTAACAATGCCATGAATAATGCAGTTAGAAACATGACGTTCACACTGCAGAGATCCAAGAGAGATTGAAGCAGCACTGAATTGAATTCTTAATGATGCCATGAATAATGCTGTTAGAAACATGACGTCCACACTGCAAAGATCCAGGAGAGATTGAAGCAGCACTGAATTGAATTCTTAATGATGCCATGAATAATGCTGTTAGAAACATGACGTCCACACTGCAAagatccaggagagactgaagcAGCACTGAATTGAATTCTTAACAATGCCATGAATAATGCTGTTAGAGACATGACGTCCACACTGCAGAGATCCAGGAGAGATTGAAGCAGCACTGAATTGAATTCTTAACAATGCCATGAATAATGCTGTTAGAAACATGACGTCCAAACTGCAGAGATCCAGGACATTCTCACTTTTTTAAACACCGTCCAGACTCTCCGTTACCCCTCAGAGGGTTCTCTCAGTGGTTGCCGGTGGCACAGTCCCTTCCTAACGCTCCTTCTCTTCTCCACAGCATGCAGGACGGTGTGTCAGTGGGCCTCTGCTTGTCATGTTCAATGTGAAGGGGAGCTCGGCCTGTCCACAGCAGAATGTTTCAGGAGTCAATAAAATGTGTTGATTGCAGAGCTACCATCAAAAGCTACATCCAGgaaattaaaaattaataataattgaaaagttGTGGAAAAGCAAAGCTACAAGCATTTCAGTTTTCATATAAATGTGTTGGGTTAGTAATAAGGACGCTCGGGTCGGTTTTCATATGAATGTGTTGGGTTTGTAATAAGGACGCTCGGGTCGGTTTTCATATGGATGTGTTGGGTTTGTAATAAGGACGCTCGGGTCGGTTTTCATATGAATGTGTTGGGTTTGTAATAAGGACGCTCGGGTCGGTTTTCATATGGATGTGTTGGGTTTGTAATAAGGACGCTCGGGTCGGTTTTCATATGGATGTGTTGGGTTTGTAATAAGGACGCTCGGGTCGGTTTTCATATGAATGTGTTGGGTTTGTAATAAGGACGCTCGGGTCGGTTTTCATATAAATGTGTTGGGTTTGTAATAAGGACGCTCGGGTCGGTTTTCATATGGATGTGTTGGGTTTGTAATAAGGACGCTCGGGTCGGTTTTCATATGGATGTGTTGGGTTTGTAATAAGGACGCTCGGGTCGGTTTTCATATGAATGTGTTGGGTTTGTAATAAGGACGCTCGGGTCGGTTTTCATATAAATGTGTTGGGTTTGTAATAAGGACGCTCGGGTCGGTTTTCATATGGATGTGTTGGGTTTGTAATAAGGACGCTCGGGTCGGTTTTCATATGGATGTGTTGGGTTTGTAATAAGGACGCTCGGGTCGGTTTTCATATGGATGTGTTGGGTTTGTAATAAGGACGCTCGGGTTGGTTTCCTAAAGGAAATGAAATGTGGGGTTTCATGTGATTTCCAGGACATCCCTGTTTAATCTGCATGATCCCAGGACACACTTAGAACACGCATGGCATTCATTTAGTGTATCTTCAATGTACTTATTGATTTACAGTCATTCAGCAGCTACATTGTTATTACATACAAGTCTGTGCATGGACTTTGTTTTCAACCCTGTTATAAATAGTTTAAATGAACCAAATAAACCTCCATCTAGTTACTGTACAGGAATACCTGCCCCAGGACTAGAATTGTCCAGATTTTGTCTGTACCATTGTACAAGTCTTCCATGTcaaaccatagtaaactatggtaTATGCATTGTAGAATCATGggaaagctttaaaatgacaATGTTAAACTTTGCTAAGGGTGCCTATATGAGCCAGGGGGGTATATCATATAGCTGTataacatgtactgtacactgtaaaGCACGATGGTGTGCTGAGATTGATTGACACCGGTCAGCAGTCCTatcgccccgccccgccccagcGAATGTGTGTGATCACTAATTACATTGTAACACATGCCTTCTGCTCCTCTTTGTACCCCCGTCATTCAGGACACAGCCATGGGGGAAAGGGGCCTGAACGAAAGTAACAGTTATTTAAAGAGGCTACAGGCTGTCAGGTCACAAAAGCCAGTCCTCACCCCTCCGCCTCCCCTGACATCCTGACCCACCCCGAACACACAAGAGGGTCAGTGAGTCACAAAGATCCTGAACCGCCCTCCCTCTTACTCTTTCCAGTCCCTCTCAGCCTCCTCCCTCCTAGCTCAGGGGGCTGCCTGACAAGCCCAGTCGGGTGTGGGGCTTGATCAGACTCCTTCCTCATTAGCGCCTCCCCTAATGAGCCTGGGCTGGCTGCACCTGGAGAGCTCATCTCCCCTGCAGAGAAGGGTAGGATCCGTAGACCACCCGGCACCTCCTCTCCGATTCTCATTACAAGACACGGACCAGCTGGCCTCTAAGCATGCACCTGAGTTTGGAGTTTGCTTGGGTTCAATGTAATGAGGTGGAATGTGCTTAGCGGGCAGCAGGCAAACAGACACGTGAGAGAGGCAGGGACTCAGACTGGGGTTTGGGGTAAGGGTGTACAAAGGAAAATCTGTCAGTAGGATATCGATAGAGGCACTGTGTCATCCAGTGCTGTAATACAGTAATTCTGGGAACAGCAGGGCAgtagtttaaatctttttgtaaGAATTGAAGTTTTTAAGCATTTCCAATGAAGGTGCATGGGACAGGCCAAGGTTCTGTAGGATCTGTGAACAGTATCGAAGTTGATGTGGATGATGGACTCTCACAAGTTGTTAACCTTTAAAAGGTCACATAGTCGTTATgcttaaggggaaaaaaagtcagttgtatttattgtatatatagtTCACACATGAAATATTTCAAAACCTTTAACACATGATTGTTTTTGCAAAAGTTAGTGTGTCCTCCAGTGTACATTGCCCTAGCCCCAACAGCATATTTagcttttaaataatatgtttctgAAACAAACTGAGGAAAACAGCCTATCAGAGACCATTTTCTATGCACAGTAAAGCACTACTGCTTATAACATGGTTTAGAAGGACTCGGATTTTGACACAGCGATCTCGGCTGGATTCAGATCCAGTGTTGTCATGAAAATGTATCATTCATGACAAACGTTTGAAATGCTTCAAAGGCATTACATCGTAACAGTTGTGTTTACATTGAATGTGCAACAGAGCCCTTATAAAACCAGTCAGGCCCTTTTAACATCACTGCGAAGGGACTGTGCAGAAACAGTGACAATACGCAGGTCACCAGAGTGTTGATGCAACATTGCTGCGGAACTTGGAATCTAGTGCCAGGTATTCATTGCACTGCTAGTGGGCACTGAGTTTACCTGACAAACTCCCAGACAGGTAAAGGCAGATACAGAGAAAGGGACTCAGTATCTGAACTATTGTACCGTATACAGCAACTACTCCCTGCTGTTGGTCTGGCGAAGCAGGTCTCCACAACAATATGTAGGACGATGTGATCAAGAATGCTATGCctttgttttctgaaaggaaaaaaaaaattaatacagtaatataaaccTCAGGAAACAACTTAGTTCCAGGTAGAACAAGTAAAATTATTTGTTTCTCAGAGAACAGCTTTAAGTTTGCCCTTCCGTTCTCCTTAGCAGGCTGGTGTGCTACCCTCTACACACAGGGAAGGAGATCTGCATCCCCTGTATACTACTCGGCACTCTGTCCCATCTAAACACTCACCCCCAAGCATGGCGGTAACTAGCTCTGAGGACACCGAGGTTGTGTCCTGGGTTGTTTTTTCCACCCCCATCTTCAATGCTGTAAAAATTACAAAAGACTGAATCCCCTCACTTAATTTTCCAGCACCGATCCCACCAGCCCCCTGGAGTCAGACTGGGCAGGCTCCTCGCGGAGAGAGCCCAGGGCAGTGTGGCTTCATGGAGTCCCTGTCCTCTTGCAGGGGACACACACCCACGTCCAGGTCCACATGATCTGGGGCCCAACCTGCCCTGGAGGTGCTGAAGAAGCATGCATGCCTTGGAGCAGCGTTTCTCCAGCCTTCGACAGAGCCAGCATTTCTCCAAACCTCGACACAGAGCCAGCGTTTCTCCAGCCTTCGACAGAGCCAGCGTTTCTTCAGCCCTCGACACAGAGCCCACCTATCATTACACAAGGGCTCTCCCCATGCGTGAAGTAACACATAACTTACTATGTATACTAcagttggtgtgtttttttttttggttttttttagagCTTATTTTGATTATTGTTAAAAGAAATGAATGTTCATATTTTGTGTGTAACATAAACTAAGAGCAGGGCTATACTTTTGAAAAATGTCCCCCTTCCAACAGTGTGAATGTTAAATTCATTGAAGACTTCAACTTTAAGGGTAAAGTCTGCAAATGGTTTTGATTTTACTGAGGCCCTCGCATTGGGAAATATTGAGAAACATTTTACATGAGACACGGGTGGGTGTCTATAAGGTGGGAAATTGGGACAcctaaaatattgaaaaataaattttAGTGGAATCAAAACTTTTAGTTTAATGGTTAACAGCCTTTCATTGTCACAGCTTGATGGCATTATTTCAAAGCAAGTCTAACATACCCAACACTGAAACTGTAAGAGTCATTCACTGTGCTCGGCCCCAATATGGTACATTTCCAGCAATGTCTAATCTACCGCTGACAGCAAAGCAGCAAATCCAGACACATTTCTCCTGGGACCTCAACTCAGAATGTGACAGTGACCAGGGCTTACCAGTCCATCAACCATCAATCCCTGATCATTCTGTCACATTCAGAGTGAAGCTAAGCCCTAAAGCCAAATATCACATCCAGGGTCAAgtccaattccattttaaaaccaattcCCTATTCAAATTCCTTCAAAAGGAATCGTTATTGATATTTAAGAAACAGAATTTCAGTgactgttcaactgctttcatttgaagacaCTTTCATTGACTAACCGGGAATTCAGTTgaagtaatgtgttgccactgttgtgagaagctcattttaacggAATACTACTGACTGCACTTTTGATCAGTGAATTGAttgaaagggaatgggaattggaaatggaattgaaaaacaggaatggacTCTAACCCTGAAATGAATGCAAAAaatgtattaagaaaaaaaaaagacagacaataaaaaataaattcatccAGACAAACGCGTTGACTTAATTTTCATTCCTTGTTttctttcttagttttttttttattatttgctaaCAGTGCCTTCTCTATTTATTCCTTCGGAGTTTAAACATTTGCAGAGATCCCCCCGTGGGACTGCCAATAACAGGcatacaaaaaaactaaagaaacaatGATTGTTAATCCCAAATCATTCATGAGGAGACACACCAGAGGGCAGGGGATCTGCCCCCTTACAATGATTGTTAATCCCAAACCATTCATGAGGAGACACACCAGGGGGAGGGGATCTGCCCCCTTACTCCTCTGTGCTCTGGATTCTCAGTGACAGGATTccgattcaaataaaaaaaaaagtccaaagtCGAGAaccagtcttttttttgttttgttttgtttttttttcttctttctccttCCCTTAAATTCTTCTTCTCTTCATGGAGCGCAGATGTGCAAAAAgcaatgtggtgtttttttttcttccttgttTCTTATAcctgccccctgcccccctcTCCTCTCAGTACATTTTCTGCCGGCTGGGCAGCACTGCCTCTTTGAGGAATGAGAATATGACCAGGATTCCAGAGCGCTTGCCTCTCTTTCCTTTGGTGAAGTAGTTTGACACCACGTCATCTGCAAAGTGTAAGCAGATCAatgtataaataaacaaagacatcAGTAAAGCATCTTCACAAATAGAGCTGAATTGAGGGGTGTCCTGAAAAAAACTTGATAACCAATCAtttcttcctattttctgtttgtgggttatttttgtattgtggtAGCAAATCAAGTGCATCTCAAACTGTTAGATAGTCTTCTCAGAAACCCCTCAATTCAAAACACATCTTAATCATTATTACAATAGTCACAAGTATTTCAGTGACTTGCTTACAATATAATTCACATCTTTGACCAAAAAACTATTCTGAACTCTTCCAGGTAGTGTTAACATTTCGGATTTGCCTGTCAAGTGTTTGAAAGTTTGGAAATGTACATTGGCAGTGTGTGtgagcacacgcacacgcacacgcacacacacacgcacacgcacagggTTCCATTCCTCTTACCCCCGTGCTGCACTGTGGAAGGAAGCACGTTCTCCCCGGCCGACAGCGACACGAAGAAAGAGAAGGGTATTACCCACAGGCAGATGGTGAAGTACGCCAGGACCTGAAACCACACAAGAGCACACTTTAAAAACACTCGGCTCGGATACCTCCTGCATGATACCAAGTGTGTGCCATCAAGGGGTCTGGGgagtttcacaaagcacttccaGGCAGCAGTCTGCTAAATCCGATTCACttccataaagaaaaagaaaataacatttatccTGTAATCATTGCTGAGTGGACTTCTACTAAGCTATCGCTCCATCTTAAAAATATTGCTTTTTGCTTAGTGCTGTAAGAATGAATGCATTTCCAGAGGGGATTGTAAGAATGAATACATTTCCAGAGGGGATTGTAAGAATGAATGCATTTCCAGGTGAGAGGGGATTGTAAGAATGAATGCATTTCCAGGTGAGAGGGGATTGTAAGAATGAATGCATTTCCAGGTGAGAGGGGATTGTAAGAATGGAATGTTGGGAGCATACTGTATTACTGCGATATTTATACAAGCTAGATCGACTGACAGATAAAGTAATGTGTACAGAGAGCTTCCTTACCTCAGAGAAAGGGTAGTATTCCTCTGCAAAGAACTGGAATGTCATATAATGATTGACAACGACCAgcactgtgacaaagagagagagaaagagggagagacacacacacacacattacaatatGATACGATACCAGCGATGGTCCTGAAGGGCTACTTGCAAGATGCAGAATGcagactattttgttaaaagacgcTCACCACAGGATAGTATGAAGTTGGGCGAGGTAAGCAGGATGTATGGGAACGTCTGCAGCAGGCCGAAGTAGACGAGGTTTGTGAAGAGCCCCACACTGATCATCACTGCTGGGAATCCCTCGAACAGGTAGAGCCCGACCAGCACCGCCGTGGAGAACTGCAGCACAGCAAGCCATTAACAAACAGCAGCCCCTGTACCATACTACTGCAGTACACTGTCATTAGGGCAGGATGcttatttcacagtctaaaaacaGGTCATTCAAGATATTTCACCATTAAAACATaatgggggacatgtatcaagatcgatGACACAGAGCTAAATTGGcagagtgtaaagtagcgctctgccgcggcacaaatttgaccccatcccgaatgtattaactggcccaaaagTAAAGAGGCACGGTGTAAACTGCCACATTTAAAATGCGAAAATTCCGCTGCGCCGGTATTCTGAAACACTAAAAATGGGCTacggtagcacagattaacagactagTATGAAATCTaccctcccctccaaatgggctacctcagtTAAAgaataggtaggtcatttggattaatattaatattattattatacaacagataaaatcaaaaccaaatatacataaaagaaaataatgaaccaagtttattatacaaccaatataaacaattgtacataatgaaatagccagTCTCGAGCTAgaatttcatcctcagggagatcagaAAGGGTAATGCTGACCCTAAacactctcccttcttctcagtactctccctctgttcctgggttgttcaggaaggctAGGAACCTGCACGCTCCATTGTAAGAAATGCCGCTGAACATTCACAATATCACttatttcacagaaatcgtgtatttgactgcctaccgtgaaaaatatgcattttattttccattaCTGTACTCTGTTGATTTCATACTTTTATTAAGTAGAaacagcgctacagtagctgcaCACAGTCCGACTCAATGCCATGCATTTAGTTACTATGGCAACGGAGTCAAACAAATACCAGCTTCATGGATTgatgaattcctcatactgtacaatgacatttctatacactactaatgtacagtgtgtataaagaaacacaaaagctttggttttgtcatttcaggtttgccgGTAACCTTTCtcccatgtttaatattttagaggcagcaaaataggctataaATTACACAATCATTTTAATTGATGTGTCAACATAATCGTGcaaggtttacaaaactcaaatATGTTGCTgaatgtcattcaaggttgtttttagaaaatctattttgtctgcttgttacttatttttgcagccaacacagaccaatTCAAACAtcttgtttccagcagaagtttgttgtatttttaaagactgtttcaaTAGCGAATCGAGTTCcaaagtacatttttaaagagttgactcagtagctaggctGAATGTtaatgtttcagccttggtttttgggtgatgttcttgatgaactatcactgataacacattttaggcatcttacatcagtagaatataatgtaaatagaaaaagTGATTTTTATATCTATAAAATGTCGGACGTGGGACACATTGtgtgaaacactttttttttggttttattgtcATAAgtgaatttctttttaaaatactggGAATTTTCCAGGCCCTgatatgactgctgccataatgctctttcctatcggctgctttctgactttcttTGCACTCAATAAGACCAGTGAACTCggtcttatttgtggacccttcTAGTCTGCCACATCATGAATCTCATTTCAATATCATCTCAGACTTCacttacaaatgagccccacctacaatctgccatgcatataattaaggcttgacacgccttaaaatgcatggctaacgAGCGGCGGAGCACATTTTGGCCGTGCTAACACAGCCTTAACTTGCCATGATACATACGGGGCGTAAACTCGGCGCTACGGCCTTAACGCCATCGTAAacgcttgatacatgtcccccaatatttattaaagcaaaaCGAAGATAGCGTTATCACATTCAAAACACATCATTTCtctctagttattatacaacaaatgttcctaaatatttaaatgcttacctaaaaattaaaaataaaaaacagtaaatgctaaattgtagaatatttcattcattttttccccccacattTTAAGACATTCTATTTACCAATCAATGAATAAAACATCTCTgttctttgatgcagctggtgtgtttgtcgttgaagacattttaaagaaatcgtgcagctctatgcagtgtgtgttcagttatttactggaagcaaactaggaggctgtgtggtccagtggttaaagaaaagggcttgtaaccaggaggtctccggtccaaatcccacctcagccactgactcattgtgtgactctgaagATGTCAGCGCCCAGAGTGAAAGGAAAGCTTGCTATGGAAGGCCCTCCTGGTTAAAAACACATACCTAGTACACATactcatttggaccaatcagGATATATAAAATACCACGCGTTAATTACACGTTTTAtatgtaggggctggtcattttacaggcaTGCAGCGtcattacaagagtagccaatcaccttcgGGTTAACTAGGACTAGAGACATGCACACattctctctctattaaaataataataataataataataataataataataataataataataataataataataatatatgctgtGTACCTgcaaagtcaaaaagaaaaaggtaatgtaggtacacaaaaatgatTGATTAAAAGAAATTATATCAGGACATTTCagacttcaaatatatatatatatatatatatatatatatatatataaataaaaaaaacacacaggtattccattggtttgtatacaatgtCCATGCTGCTAggttttgaaaacaagccctgactGCAGCACCTCACCCAGACAGGCCAGCTCAGCTctacctagagagagagagagagagagacagcagaaACACCCTCCAGCCACACCTCACCCAGACAGGCCAGCTCAGCTctacctagagagagagagagagagacagcagaaACACCCTCCAGCCACACCTCACCCAGACAGGCCAGCTCAGCTctacctagagagagagagagacagcagagctctacctgaagagagagagagacagcagaaACACCCTCCAGCCACACCTCACCCAGACAGGCCAGCTCAGCTctacctagagagagagagagagagagagacagcagaaACACCCTCCAGCCACACCTCACCCAGACAGGCCAGCTCAGCTctacctagagagagagagagagagagacacagcagaAACACCCTCCAGCCACACCTCACCCAGACAGGCCAGCTCAGCTCTgcctgaagagagagagagacagcagaaACACCCTCCAGCCACACCTCACCCAGACAGGCCAGCTCAGCTCTGcctgaagagagagagacagcagagctctacctgaagagagagagagacagcagaaACACCCTCCAGCCACACCTCACCCAGACAGGCCAGCTCAGCTctacctagagagagagagagagacagcagaaACACCCTCCAGCCACACCTCACCCAGACAGGCCAGCTCAGCTCTacctagagagagagacagcagaaACACCCTCCAGCCACACCTCACCCAGACAGGCCAGCTCAGCTCTACCTGAAGAAAGCATTATATTTAAaggaaacattacatttaaagtgTCTCTGGTTCTGGTAACTTACCCATATCATGTACTTGATGATTCTGCTGGTTGCTACAGTGTATTCCTCGATTACCTCTGCCAGGTAGTAGAGACCAGCAGCTGTGAAAGAGGAGAGCAGTTAGAACGGATCTCTGTGGTTGTTTAGGGCGAGCTACACTGGCTGCAGGACTAGTAAGAGTTTCTATCCCTTCATAAGCATTGCATACATGCCAGGCAAAAGCAAGCTCACCTCATTATCAGCTTATTCGATGCAGTTCTAAGTCATTGTTCTGCAAAGTGACAAAGTAAAaacgtgtgtttcacagtgtcACAGGTATAATATTTGAACATGTTCTATAATCAGGGAGCCCAGGAAGCGCCTTTATTCACAGCACATTCATTACGGAACCCCATCAGGAGACAGCGCTGAGAAAGACTGTCTAGGGTTGTGTTTATTGGTGGAATGCTTTATGTCTAAGTACATACAAGGGAAAACAACAGTAGCACTATTTTCTTAAAAACGGTCTGTTATTTTACTATGCCTGTTTATTAATTAGATCTATTTTAAGTGTATGGAAAAAGAAAATAGGCTGCCTGAGAAGGAAGTAAAATCGCCATAAGGCAGAAACTGACCAATGAAGTTTATGTATTGCCTGAAAGGAACCCTCAGTACACAAAATCAATAAACACAGTACATTaactatttaaagttttttaatcGTTTTGATAAGTAAATATTAACAGAAATTACTGTAAAAGTCTTATTATAATTTGAATAAAACAATGTATGAGAACAGTTAAAGGTCATGAGAGTTAAATATGAAATACACCGT encodes the following:
- the LOC117421400 gene encoding protein TEX261, giving the protein MWFMYLLSWLSLVIQVAFVTLAIAAGLYYLAEVIEEYTVATSRIIKYMIWFSTAVLVGLYLFEGFPAVMISVGLFTNLVYFGLLQTFPYILLTSPNFILSCVLVVVNHYMTFQFFAEEYYPFSEVLAYFTICLWVIPFSFFVSLSAGENVLPSTVQHGDDVVSNYFTKGKRGKRSGILVIFSFLKEAVLPSRQKMY